One genomic region from Tripterygium wilfordii isolate XIE 37 chromosome 20, ASM1340144v1, whole genome shotgun sequence encodes:
- the LOC119986889 gene encoding uncharacterized protein LOC119986889 — protein MAFTTSHGEAEGLSMNRPPFFNGKDYGFWKTRMRIFIRSIDLDLWDVIEYGPHRPKKKSGDTLVDKERSEWTMEDKKLVSLNDRAVNILHCALIRAEFDHISTCKSAREIWCMLELKHEGTSQVKDTKINMLVHDYELFKMKPNECISDMFARLTTICNELQSLGKVYSNADRVQKVLRSLPKTWKDKVTVIQEAKDLQTLKLEELIGSLMTHEIELKKYEEEDETPRRKGIALAANSDSSSDEDEETQIARNFRKFMKFQKQGGFKSKGNFKGKKNELTCFRCGKTGHLIAECPKPSKKKFKGKGKKEKKAFKATWDNTSSDGSSSEEEEDHTAKLCLMAKSAEVSSSQDEVVSVSESQCFDSLSDAYAQLCEFHESLMLKYKLAKKEISRLKKIEKVHLHDCVELKTKHDDLDITCNDLAGNIDDLVMEIEALKEHTCQGITDLQLQKLREFDEMQERVKELDSEILSWEEYESKMLDKLANLKSEVENLNEKNQLLDMKFSQFCTSSEKLDLLFSSQRHYLDKSGIGYDPMKLNESLSGTSAMGRTSIVAAQRAKLLRARVSHPRPEFKSGEWYLDSGCSRHMTGNPTMFTTFTKKKHGGNITFGDNSKGRILGNGSVVKRNRF, from the exons ATGGCATTCACAACATCTCATGGTGAGGCTGAAGGTCTCTCTATGAACAGACctccatttttcaatggaaaagactatggtttttggaaaactagGATGAGAATTTTTATAAGATCAATTGACTTAGATTTATGGGATGTAATAGAGTATGGTCCACATAGGCCTAAGAAGAAATCAGGAGACACGCTTGTCgataaagaaagaagtgaatGGACAATGGAAGATAAGAAATTGGTTAGTCTAAATGATAGAGCTGTAAACATCTTACATTGTGCATTAATTAGAgctgaatttgatcatatttcaACTTGTAAAAGTGCTAGGGAGATTTGGTGCATGCTAGAGCTTAAACATGAAGGAACTAGTCAAGTAAAGGATACTAAGATAAATATGCTTGTACATGACTATGAATTGTTTAAGATGAAACCAAATGAATGCATTTCTGATATGTTTGCTCGTCTAACCACCATTTGTAATGAATTGCAAAGTCTTGGTAAAGTGTACTCAAATGCAGATAGAGTTCAAAAGGTACTAAGGAGCTTACCAAAGACATGGAAAGACAAAGTCACCGTAATCCAAGAGGCAAAGGACTTGCAGACCTTGAAGTTGGAGGAACTCATTGGGAGCTTAATGACACATGAGATTGAGCTAAAGAAgtatgaagaagaggatgagacACCTAGAAGAAAAGGAATAGCACTTGCTGCTAATTCGGATAGCTCaagtgatgaagatgaggagacacaaattgcaagaaatttcaGAAAGTTTATGAAATTTCAGAAGCAAGGAGGCTTCAAGAGCAAGGGTAACTTTAAGGGTAAGAAAAATGAACTAACATGTTTTAGATGTGGCAAAACAGGTCACTTGATTGCTGAATGCCCAAAACCTTCAAAGAAGAAGtttaaaggaaaaggaaagaaagagaagaaggccTTTAAAGCTACATGGGATAACACTAGCTCAGATGGCTCATCaagtgaagaagaggaagatcacACAGCCAAATTGTGTTTAATGGCAAAATCGGCTGAAGTCTCATCTAGTCAAGATGAGGTAGTAAGTGTTTCTGAATCTCAATGTTTTGATTCATTATCTGATGCATATGCTCAATTATGTGAATTTCATGAATCTCTAATGCTTAAATACAAGCTAGCTAAAAAGGAAATTTCTAgactaaagaaaattgaaaaggtgCATCTGCATGATTGTGTAGAATTGAAGACTAAGCATGATGATTTAGATATTACATGTAATGATCTTGCTGGTAATATTGATGATCTTGTGATGGAAATTGAAGCACTTAAAGAACACACATGTCAAGGCATAACTGATTTACAATTACAAAAGTTACGTGAATTTGATGAAATGCAAGAAAGAGTAAAAGAGTTAGATAGTGAAATACTGTCTTGGGAAGAGTATGAATCCAAAATGCTTGATAAACTCGCAAATTTGAAATCTGAAGTAGAAAATCTAAATGAAAAGAACCAATTGCTTGACATGAAATTCTCACAATTTTGTACAAGTTCTGAAAAATTGGATTTgctattttcttctcaaaggcatTATTTGGATAAGAGTGGAATTGGATATGATCCAATGAAGCTAAATGAGAGTCTAAGTGGCACAAGTGCCATGGGTAGAACCTCTATTGTGGCTGCCCAAAGGGCCAAGCTCCTAAGAGCTAGGGTTTCACACCCAAGGCCAG AATTCAAGAGTGGAGAATGGTATCTTGATAGTGGATGTTCTAGGcatatgactggaaatccaaCCATGTTCACTACCTTCACTAAAAAGAAACATGGTGGAAACATCACATTTGGAGATAACTCCAAAGGTAGAATTCTTGGAAATGGTTCCGTAGTAAAAAGAAACAGGTTTTAA